A window of Solanum stenotomum isolate F172 chromosome 3, ASM1918654v1, whole genome shotgun sequence contains these coding sequences:
- the LOC125860779 gene encoding uncharacterized protein LOC125860779 isoform X1, which yields MMRRSFSGGGGGGGGGANGGGMLRAVQRAVRTGGTINGAAQESFSHSSTTKTAKSSTTSGHAFHNKASNNAVSLSSSSPLSTLPLSAAALAPGTWDSSSESEEWECLEDNNNNNSSILFDDYILGTVPSTDEVHHAVSALHQVLEPTYFAYSTNDGLGYKSNEDTTDELTSSINLTHEVLSSSGSVSDWIEPSIHICNSKLLQSYGSNRVYDAFHLLQTEPSIQKMVISLSSDKAVWDAVLNNEAVREIRDSLKQVDAADNGLQAGNSEEGLDKSDSDGTVDIISWIVVNTKEKVLEIVEKIIEFVNEWFQPPEEEKTSPGNTDPFEEKLRTSFFLSIVVLLVVVVARAQCA from the exons atgatgagaagatCATTCAGTGGTGGCGGCGGTGGCGGAGGAGGAGGAGCTAATGGCGGCGGCATGTTAAGAGCCGTTCAAAGAGCTGTGAGGACAGGTGGCACTATAAACGGTGCCGCCCAAGAGTCCTTCTCTCACTCATCAACCACTAAAACAGCCAAAAGTAGTACTACTAGCGGCCACGCGTTTCACAACAAAGCGAGTAATAACGCCGTTTCTCTCTCCTCTTCATCGCCTTTATCTACTCTTCCGTTATCTGCTGCCGCCCTTGCACCGGGCACCTGGGATTCTTCTTCCGAATCTGAAGAGTGGGAATGTTtagaagataataataataataatagtagtatTTTATTTGATGATTATATTCTGGGTACTGTTCCATCAACCGACGAAGTTCATCATGCAGTTTCTGCTCTTCACCA GGTCCTTGAACCAACCTATTTTGCATATTCCACCAACGACGGTCTTGGTTACAAATCAAATGAGGATACAACAGATGAACTCACTAGTTCAATTAACCTGACGCATGAAGTACTCTCTTCCAGTGGATCTGTGTCTGATTGGATTGAACCGTCTATTCATATCTGTAATTCGAAACTGTTGCAGTCATATGGATCTAACCGAGTTTATGATGCTTTCCATTTGCTGCAGACTGAACCTTCTATTCAG AAAATGGTCATTTCACTGTCATCTGACAAGGCTGTTTGGGATGCCGTTCTGAACAATGAGGCGGTTCGGGAAATCAGAGACTCACTGAAACAAG TTGATGCAGCTGATAATGGCTTACAAGCTGGAAATTCTGAGGAGGGTCTTGATAAGTCTGATTCAGATGGGACAGTCGACATAATCAGTTGGATTGTTGTGAACACCAAGGAAAAAGTGTTGGAAATAGTTGAGAAGATCATAGAGTTTGTGAATGAGTGGTTTCAGCCTCCTGAGGAGGAGAAAACATCACCAGGGAATACTGATCCATTTGAGGAAAAACTGAGAACTTCCTTCTTCCTTTCCATCGTAGTTCTgctggttgttgttgttgctcgAGCACAATGTGCGTAG
- the LOC125860779 gene encoding uncharacterized protein LOC125860779 isoform X2, with amino-acid sequence MMRRSFSGGGGGGGGGANGGGMLRAVQRAVRTGGTINGAAQESFSHSSTTKTAKSSTTSGHAFHNKASNNAVSLSSSSPLSTLPLSAAALAPGTWDSSSESEEWECLEDNNNNNSSILFDDYILGTVPSTDEVHHAVSALHQVLEPTYFAYSTNDGLGYKSNEDTTDELTSSINLTHEVLSSSGSVSDWIEPSIHICNSKLLQSYGSNRVYDAFHLLQTEPSIQKMVISLSSDKAVWDAVLNNEAVREIRDSLKQADNGLQAGNSEEGLDKSDSDGTVDIISWIVVNTKEKVLEIVEKIIEFVNEWFQPPEEEKTSPGNTDPFEEKLRTSFFLSIVVLLVVVVARAQCA; translated from the exons atgatgagaagatCATTCAGTGGTGGCGGCGGTGGCGGAGGAGGAGGAGCTAATGGCGGCGGCATGTTAAGAGCCGTTCAAAGAGCTGTGAGGACAGGTGGCACTATAAACGGTGCCGCCCAAGAGTCCTTCTCTCACTCATCAACCACTAAAACAGCCAAAAGTAGTACTACTAGCGGCCACGCGTTTCACAACAAAGCGAGTAATAACGCCGTTTCTCTCTCCTCTTCATCGCCTTTATCTACTCTTCCGTTATCTGCTGCCGCCCTTGCACCGGGCACCTGGGATTCTTCTTCCGAATCTGAAGAGTGGGAATGTTtagaagataataataataataatagtagtatTTTATTTGATGATTATATTCTGGGTACTGTTCCATCAACCGACGAAGTTCATCATGCAGTTTCTGCTCTTCACCA GGTCCTTGAACCAACCTATTTTGCATATTCCACCAACGACGGTCTTGGTTACAAATCAAATGAGGATACAACAGATGAACTCACTAGTTCAATTAACCTGACGCATGAAGTACTCTCTTCCAGTGGATCTGTGTCTGATTGGATTGAACCGTCTATTCATATCTGTAATTCGAAACTGTTGCAGTCATATGGATCTAACCGAGTTTATGATGCTTTCCATTTGCTGCAGACTGAACCTTCTATTCAG AAAATGGTCATTTCACTGTCATCTGACAAGGCTGTTTGGGATGCCGTTCTGAACAATGAGGCGGTTCGGGAAATCAGAGACTCACTGAAACAAG CTGATAATGGCTTACAAGCTGGAAATTCTGAGGAGGGTCTTGATAAGTCTGATTCAGATGGGACAGTCGACATAATCAGTTGGATTGTTGTGAACACCAAGGAAAAAGTGTTGGAAATAGTTGAGAAGATCATAGAGTTTGTGAATGAGTGGTTTCAGCCTCCTGAGGAGGAGAAAACATCACCAGGGAATACTGATCCATTTGAGGAAAAACTGAGAACTTCCTTCTTCCTTTCCATCGTAGTTCTgctggttgttgttgttgctcgAGCACAATGTGCGTAG
- the LOC125857682 gene encoding splicing factor-like protein 1, translating to MDYQSQSSVETLDHNSSQNLASYDAQLHASDNTGPNQASEEQKVGEFTLKREIQRPLLSENGLTNTHSGTDRDQSGGEEETSSRRRRRSRWDPPPTESTNDGTGGGDGSGTGRKRKSRWADDEPKPVIQLPDFMKDFTGGIEFDPEIQALNSRLLEISRKLQSGMPLDDRPEGARSPSPEPIYDNMGIRINTREYRAREKLNRERQEIISQIIKKNPAFKPPADYRPPKLQKKLYIPMKEFPGYNFIGLIIGPRGNTQKRMEKETGAKIVIRGKGSIKEGRFQQKGNLKPDPADNEDLHVLVEAENQESVEAAAAMVEKLLQPVDEVLNEHKRQQLKELAALNGTIRDEEFCRLCGEPGHRQYACPSRTTTFKSDVLCKICGDGGHPTIDCPVKNTTGKKMDDEYQNFLAELGGTIPESLTKQNPATLALGSGNSGSNPPWASNNNTGGAGASSHPGLGSSILKPKEFDETNLYIGYLPPTLEDDGLINLFSHFGTIVMAKVIKDRLSGLSKGYGFVKFADVQQANSAITSMNGHCLDGRTIAVRVAGKPPQPAVPPGPAPAMPSYPVPNQSMGAYPSQQYAADGPIGNAPPGSYTPPGAPVPWGPPVPPPYAQYPPPPPGAAMYPPVAGQPIPPYGMQYPPSIPAASSGAPAQTVSSGENQQTYTSPGEAQQSYPPGMQSQSVYGNSVTAMPPNAQPAYPTSSYSYPSYYGVAPPPPPPSASQSNGNYSQGMSNVPWAPNPPTHAPPSSAENPAYCADAEYEKFMSEMKS from the coding sequence ATGGATTACCAATCTCAATCCTCAGTTGAAACCCTAGATCACAACTCATCACAAAACCTAGCTTCATATGATGCCCAACTTCACGCTTCTGACAATACCGGTCCAAATCAAGCATCAGAGGAGCAAAAAGTAGGTGAATTCACTCTGAAGCGCGAGATTCAGAGGCCGTTATTGTCGGAAAACGGGTTGACAAATACTCACAGCGGCACTGACAGGGACCAATCAGGCGGTGAGGAAGAAACCAGCAGTAGAAGGAGACGGAGAAGCCGTTGGGACCCACCTCCCACTGAATCAACCAATGATGGGACCGGCGGCGGTGATGGGAGTGGGACCGGAAGAAAGAGGAAGTCAAGGTGGGCTGATGATGAGCCCAAACCCGTTATTCAATTGCCGGATTTCATGAAAGATTTCACTGGAGGTATTGAGTTCGATCCTGAAATCCAAGCTCTTAATAGTAGATTACTTGAAATTAGTAGGAAATTGCAATCGGGTATGCCCTTAGATGATAGACCTGAAGGTGCTAGGTCGCCTTCGCCTGAACCTATATATGATAATATGGGAATTCGTATAAACACCAGGGAATATCGCGCACGAGAAAAGTTGAACAGGGAGAGACAAGAGATTATATCACAAATCATTAAGAAGAACCCTGCTTTTAAGCCTCCTGCTGATTATAGGCCTCCTAAGCTTCAAAAGAAGCTCTACATTCCCATGAAGGAGTTCCCTGGTTATAATTTTATTGGGCTGATTATTGGTCCAAGAGGGAATACTCAGAAGAGGATGGAAAAGGAGACGGGAGCAAAGATTGTAATTCGAGGCAAAGGGTCAATCAAGGAGGGTAGGTTCCAGCAAAAGGGGAATTTAAAACCTGACCCTGCCGACAATGAAGATTTACACGTGTTAGTGGAAGCTGAGAACCAGGAGTCTGTTGAAGCTGCTGCGGCTATGGTAGAGAAGCTCTTGCAGCCTGTTGATGAAGTGCTCAATGAACATAAGAGGCAACAACTTAAGGAACTTGCTGCTTTGAATGGAACAATTAGAGATGAGGAGTTTTGTAGGCTATGTGGTGAACCAGGGCATAGGCAGTATGCATGTCCTTCTCGCACCACCACCTTTAAGAGCGACGTTCTGTGTAAAATATGTGGTGATGGGGGACATCCTACTATCGACTGTCCAGTGAAAAATACTACCGGCAAGAAAATGGATGATGAGTATCAGAATTTTCTGGCAGAGTTGGGAGGTACCATTCCTGAATCATTAACAAAGCAAAACCCAGCAACGCTAGCTCTTGGTTCTGGAAACTCAGGAAGCAATCCTCCTTGGGCAAGCAATAATAATACTGGTGGTGCTGGTGCCAGTTCACATCCTGGCTTAGGGTCAAGTATACTAAAGCCAAAGGAGTTTGACGAGACAAACTTGTACATCGGTTACTTGCCACCTACTCTTGAAGATGACGGTTTGATCAATTTATTCTCTCATTTTGGTACCATTGTAATGGCTAAAGTTATAAAGGATCGTCTAAGTGGTCTGAGTAAAGGTTACGGATTTGTTAAGTTTGCGGATGTTCAACAAGCTAATAGTGCTATAACTAGCATGAATGGCCACTGTCTTGACGGAAGAACCATTGCTGTGAGAGTTGCAGGTAAGCCGCCTCAGCCTGCTGTGCCTCCAGGACCTGCTCCAGCAATGCCTTCATATCCGGTTCCTAATCAGAGCATGGGCGCATATCCATCCCAGCAGTATGCAGCTGATGGTCCCATTGGCAATGCTCCCCCTGGTAGCTATACCCCACCTGGTGCTCCAGTTCCATGGGGACCACCTGTGCCTCCGCCATATGCCCAGTACCCACCTCCTCCTCCTGGCGCAGCCATGTATCCTCCTGTCGCAGGTCAACCCATCCCTCCATATGGAATGCAGTATCCTCCTTCAATTCCGGCAGCATCTTCTGGTGCCCCTGCTCAGACAGTTTCTTCTGGTGAAAACCAACAAACTTATACATCTCCTGGTGAGGCACAGCAAAGCTATCCTCCTGGAATGCAATCTCAGAGTGTGTATGGCAATTCTGTCACAGCAATGCCACCTAATGCTCAGCCTGCATACCCAACATCATCATACAGCTATCCATCTTATTATGGTGTCGCACCACCACCTCCTCCTCCATCTGCATCCCAGTCCAATGGGAACTATTCACAGGGTATGAGTAATGTTCCTTGGGCTCCAAATCCACCAACTCATGCACCTCCATCATCAGCGGAGAACCCTGCTTATTGTGCGGATGCAGAATATGAGAAGTTCATGTCAGAAATGAAGTCATGA